Proteins encoded together in one Terriglobus saanensis SP1PR4 window:
- a CDS encoding MoaD/ThiS family protein has translation MKSVVHVELPANLCLLAKVSHLVEVSIEGSVTQRAILNALEAEYPMLQGTMRDHTSKLRRPFIRFFACDQELSHLSPDDPLPEAVAQGSEPFLVVGAIAGG, from the coding sequence ATGAAGTCCGTCGTCCACGTAGAGCTACCAGCGAATCTCTGCCTGCTCGCCAAAGTGAGCCATCTCGTAGAGGTCTCCATCGAAGGCTCCGTCACGCAACGAGCCATTCTCAACGCACTCGAGGCAGAGTACCCGATGCTGCAAGGCACCATGCGTGACCACACCAGCAAACTCCGTCGCCCCTTCATCCGCTTCTTCGCCTGCGATCAGGAGCTCTCCCACCTCTCTCCGGATGACCCGCTCCCCGAAGCCGTGGCACAGGGTTCCGAACCCTTTCTTGTCGTCGGTGCGATTGCTGGGGGCTAG
- a CDS encoding deoxyribonuclease II has protein sequence MRRAKFCIQLFLLFLVVSFFPAQFSGQGTQTAPSPLWSANHPVDWWFAFKFNAETFPRPTTSVPACMFGGTPGGTRKYTRIGQSYVAASSEHAALAKGPGYLGDSLADPVGATFDEVYNGDLSYIVWNDQFYRSPVLACEGSSAVECGAKWGHSKGMLAWNDDGNGFILQVTTPSWPGAGNSANPRAGDGNSLGCVNDDDVDLSQGFFALKLTKDDLLKVLAALQTEGAVTDPSNPQIAKIGGPQEAKDAAAKLGSPNTTSTFTQATLSSGVQVIAKAGGLAAPPWQFVSAVLGKVPLRVATFWQGALIYSTPGRTKPDCWPTALQSLSPGTVQIVKTGIWDGTTIGLTGTSQKDASGNSLGANHAKIGVSTGSGSPLTIFADMNQDGAISPVGKLTCSSSQNARGGLFFVVENEDLHKSVTALLTGKYAPSKAPAATRTAGTTSAATH, from the coding sequence ATGCGCCGAGCAAAGTTCTGCATCCAGTTATTTCTGCTATTTCTTGTCGTCTCGTTTTTCCCGGCGCAGTTTTCCGGCCAGGGAACGCAGACAGCGCCGTCGCCTCTGTGGAGCGCGAACCATCCCGTCGACTGGTGGTTTGCCTTCAAGTTCAACGCCGAAACCTTTCCTCGTCCCACCACTTCGGTTCCTGCCTGCATGTTTGGCGGCACCCCGGGTGGCACGAGAAAATACACCAGGATCGGGCAGAGCTACGTTGCGGCCAGCAGTGAACATGCGGCTCTTGCAAAGGGGCCGGGATACTTGGGCGATAGCCTCGCCGATCCCGTGGGCGCGACCTTCGACGAGGTTTACAACGGGGACCTCTCCTACATCGTCTGGAACGACCAGTTCTATCGCAGTCCTGTACTCGCCTGCGAAGGCTCCTCCGCCGTGGAGTGTGGCGCGAAGTGGGGTCATTCCAAAGGCATGCTCGCGTGGAATGACGATGGAAATGGCTTCATCCTGCAAGTCACGACGCCCTCCTGGCCGGGCGCAGGCAACAGCGCCAATCCCAGAGCCGGAGACGGCAATTCGCTTGGCTGCGTCAACGATGACGATGTCGATCTCAGCCAGGGTTTCTTCGCGCTTAAGCTGACCAAGGATGACCTGCTGAAAGTGCTCGCAGCCCTGCAGACCGAAGGGGCAGTGACCGATCCCAGTAATCCGCAAATTGCAAAAATTGGAGGACCGCAGGAGGCGAAGGACGCCGCCGCAAAGCTGGGCAGTCCCAATACGACCTCCACCTTCACGCAGGCGACTCTCTCCTCCGGTGTCCAGGTGATCGCCAAAGCGGGCGGTCTGGCCGCACCTCCGTGGCAGTTTGTGTCAGCGGTTCTTGGTAAAGTGCCGCTGCGTGTCGCCACGTTCTGGCAGGGAGCCCTGATCTACTCCACGCCCGGCCGCACGAAGCCCGACTGCTGGCCGACGGCGCTTCAATCCCTCAGCCCTGGAACGGTGCAGATCGTAAAGACGGGCATCTGGGATGGCACAACGATCGGCCTCACCGGCACGTCGCAGAAGGACGCATCCGGAAACTCGCTGGGAGCGAACCACGCCAAGATAGGGGTATCCACCGGCAGTGGTAGTCCGCTCACTATCTTCGCCGATATGAATCAGGACGGAGCTATCTCTCCGGTTGGAAAACTCACCTGCTCAAGCTCACAGAATGCCCGAGGTGGCCTTTTCTTCGTCGTGGAAAATGAAGATCTGCATAAGAGCGTGACCGCTCTCCTGACCGGAAAGTATGCTCCTTCCAAGGCTCCTGCCGCGACACGTACCGCTGGAACAACCAGCGCTGCCACGCATTAA
- a CDS encoding DUF5597 domain-containing protein: MLFPYTLLRFAVAISLGASSLLLSAQNSAPKLVTENGRYALLVDGSPYLVLGAQIGNSSAWPEMLPKVWPALEAMHVNTGEAPVYWEQIEPQPGRFDWTNVDALIDGAREHNLHLVLLWFGTWKNGNDHYVPQWVKRDPEHFPRMINLAGAPIDDLSANAPANMEADRKAFAALMHHIAEKDGTEHTVLMMQVENESGGIGSARDFSPSSNREFAGQVPTELVKALGKKPGTWTEIFAGNADEAFQAWHQARYINAVAEAGKRELNIPFYCNVWLAYPPGELPERHIPTAGIGYPSGGPNQGMLSLWKAAAPSIDMIGPDIYSNNVDFVLDMFNTYSRPDNPLWIPEVGQGNNYAPFFFAALGQGALGFSPFGVDWTGFLQTGSVPRAHAENFALLGPMQRTVAKLNYAGKVKTFIESAGGVDQEKLFAANEGASKRGADANSKNALIGQVRLANAMVPIEQAGTVTTQIADAAGAWVAEVRFGFPQKDGEAAPGSSNKEGRIMVAQLGPDEYLLTGIGGAVFFHRPGLLTGIRMQILTAEEGYYTPGTTPGAAEVWHMTRILNGDETDRGIRFPDPSARTSAAADQATSGDPVPPASARRGPMAVRIVLGRF, translated from the coding sequence ATGCTTTTTCCTTACACTCTCTTACGATTCGCTGTAGCTATCTCGTTGGGCGCATCTTCCTTACTTCTGTCGGCGCAGAACTCCGCACCAAAGTTGGTAACCGAGAATGGGCGATACGCCTTACTGGTGGATGGATCGCCGTACCTTGTGCTCGGTGCACAGATTGGTAACTCCAGTGCGTGGCCGGAGATGCTTCCAAAGGTCTGGCCTGCTCTTGAAGCCATGCACGTCAACACAGGCGAGGCTCCGGTCTACTGGGAACAGATCGAGCCACAGCCAGGGCGCTTCGACTGGACGAACGTCGACGCCCTGATCGACGGTGCGCGTGAGCATAACCTGCATCTGGTGCTGCTCTGGTTCGGAACGTGGAAGAACGGGAACGACCACTACGTCCCGCAGTGGGTGAAGCGCGATCCGGAGCACTTCCCTCGCATGATCAACCTTGCAGGCGCACCGATCGATGACCTCTCAGCCAATGCTCCCGCAAACATGGAGGCGGATCGCAAGGCCTTCGCAGCACTGATGCACCACATCGCGGAAAAAGACGGAACCGAGCACACGGTGCTCATGATGCAGGTGGAGAACGAATCCGGCGGAATCGGCTCAGCGCGGGACTTTTCGCCGTCATCGAACCGGGAGTTTGCTGGACAGGTTCCCACGGAGCTGGTGAAGGCCTTGGGCAAGAAGCCGGGAACCTGGACGGAGATCTTTGCCGGCAATGCGGACGAGGCTTTTCAGGCCTGGCATCAGGCACGGTACATCAACGCCGTTGCTGAAGCCGGTAAGCGGGAGTTGAATATTCCTTTCTACTGCAACGTCTGGCTTGCCTATCCTCCCGGCGAGCTACCGGAGCGCCACATCCCCACGGCGGGTATCGGCTATCCGTCGGGCGGCCCGAACCAGGGGATGCTTTCGCTCTGGAAGGCTGCGGCGCCCTCAATCGATATGATCGGGCCGGACATCTACTCGAACAACGTCGACTTCGTTCTGGACATGTTCAACACGTATTCACGGCCTGATAACCCGCTCTGGATTCCGGAGGTCGGGCAAGGAAACAACTACGCTCCGTTCTTCTTCGCCGCTCTGGGACAGGGCGCGCTCGGGTTTTCTCCGTTTGGCGTTGATTGGACGGGTTTCCTGCAAACGGGTTCCGTTCCTCGTGCTCACGCGGAGAACTTTGCCCTGCTGGGGCCGATGCAGCGGACTGTCGCCAAGCTGAACTATGCAGGCAAGGTGAAGACGTTTATTGAATCCGCAGGCGGCGTCGATCAGGAGAAGTTGTTCGCGGCCAACGAGGGTGCTTCGAAGCGCGGAGCGGACGCAAATAGCAAGAATGCTCTGATCGGCCAGGTTCGTCTGGCGAACGCTATGGTGCCTATAGAGCAGGCAGGTACAGTGACCACGCAGATCGCAGACGCTGCAGGTGCGTGGGTAGCAGAGGTACGCTTCGGCTTCCCTCAGAAGGACGGCGAAGCTGCACCGGGCTCCTCGAACAAGGAAGGACGAATCATGGTCGCTCAATTGGGACCGGATGAGTACCTGCTCACTGGAATCGGCGGCGCAGTCTTCTTTCATCGTCCCGGCCTGCTTACCGGAATCCGCATGCAGATCCTCACCGCCGAAGAGGGCTATTACACGCCAGGAACGACGCCCGGAGCCGCGGAGGTTTGGCATATGACCCGGATTCTCAACGGCGACGAAACCGATCGCGGCATCCGCTTTCCTGATCCCAGTGCTCGTACAAGTGCCGCAGCAGATCAGGCTACATCCGGAGATCCGGTGCCGCCTGCCTCTGCGCGCCGTGGTCCTATGGCCGTGAGAATCGTTCTTGGGCGCTTCTAG
- the lpxD gene encoding UDP-3-O-(3-hydroxymyristoyl)glucosamine N-acyltransferase: MKLRKIAERLGCELVGDGEIEISGVAGIEEAGADRLTFVANPKYAALAKTTSAGAILVEPDFPALERTSTLRIKNPYLAFARAIELFYNAPHHKPGIHPTAVVPNSTTIGEGAHVGAYVVIGDDVAIGRDAVLLPHVVIYDGARIGDRFFAHAHAVVREHCVLGDDVVLQNGAVIGADGFGFAKDGKNWRKIVQAGRAVLGNDVEVQANACVDRASVGETVVKDGAKVDNLVQVGHGSTVGERTLLCAQVGLAGSTVIGKDVILAGQVGVAGHLTVGDGAIATAQTGIPNDVAAGSVVSGYPAVENKQWLRQVVVVNKLPEIVKELRTAIKELRNEE, encoded by the coding sequence ATGAAACTGCGCAAGATTGCGGAACGGCTTGGTTGTGAACTGGTGGGTGATGGCGAGATCGAGATCTCCGGTGTGGCGGGGATTGAAGAGGCTGGCGCCGACCGCCTGACCTTCGTAGCCAATCCCAAATATGCCGCGCTGGCGAAGACGACTTCGGCAGGGGCAATTCTGGTGGAGCCCGACTTCCCTGCTTTGGAACGAACGTCTACGCTGCGGATTAAGAACCCGTATCTGGCCTTCGCCCGTGCCATCGAGTTGTTTTACAATGCACCTCATCACAAACCGGGAATCCATCCGACGGCGGTCGTGCCGAACTCTACGACGATTGGTGAAGGAGCTCATGTCGGGGCCTACGTCGTGATCGGTGATGACGTGGCAATCGGCCGCGACGCTGTTCTGCTGCCACACGTGGTGATCTATGATGGCGCGCGCATCGGCGATCGCTTCTTTGCCCATGCGCATGCGGTGGTGCGGGAGCATTGCGTTCTGGGAGACGATGTCGTGCTGCAGAACGGAGCTGTCATTGGAGCCGATGGCTTCGGCTTCGCCAAGGATGGCAAGAACTGGCGCAAGATCGTGCAGGCCGGAAGAGCCGTTCTGGGCAACGACGTCGAGGTACAGGCGAACGCGTGTGTCGACCGTGCCAGCGTTGGAGAGACGGTCGTCAAGGACGGGGCGAAGGTCGACAACCTGGTGCAGGTGGGACACGGCTCTACCGTGGGCGAACGAACGCTGCTCTGCGCTCAGGTAGGGCTGGCGGGTTCCACGGTGATTGGAAAAGATGTGATCCTTGCCGGACAGGTCGGCGTTGCCGGACATCTGACCGTGGGTGATGGCGCAATCGCCACGGCACAAACGGGGATTCCCAACGATGTAGCTGCCGGGAGCGTAGTAAGTGGCTACCCCGCCGTCGAGAACAAACAGTGGCTGCGACAGGTGGTCGTGGTGAATAAGCTGCCGGAGATCGTGAAGGAGTTGCGCACGGCGATCAAGGAATTGCGCAACGAAGAGTAG
- a CDS encoding DUF6982 domain-containing protein, with the protein MSRKKVIIRRFAPGLLMGYLPTGGFVRADTLELLDLGGRVVHIPLNEVKMVSFVRDFNTADGVNPERFARKTFPARPRAEGLWIRCVLQDDEVLEGLAPLDLSLAEGFTEDKGIQMAPPDVRGNVLRLFVPSAAMKSMEILAVVTTPSRKKTVTLAATADDQPDLFADLGPDSPLH; encoded by the coding sequence ATGAGCAGGAAAAAGGTCATCATTCGACGGTTCGCTCCAGGCTTGCTCATGGGGTATCTACCGACTGGCGGTTTCGTGCGCGCCGACACACTGGAGCTGCTCGACCTTGGGGGACGCGTGGTCCATATTCCCCTGAACGAGGTCAAAATGGTGAGCTTCGTCCGGGACTTCAATACGGCGGACGGCGTCAACCCGGAGCGGTTCGCTCGGAAGACCTTTCCTGCCCGGCCACGGGCAGAAGGACTTTGGATACGTTGCGTTTTGCAGGACGACGAAGTGCTGGAGGGGCTTGCCCCGCTCGACCTTTCTCTGGCCGAGGGGTTTACCGAGGACAAGGGCATCCAGATGGCTCCGCCGGATGTGCGTGGCAACGTACTACGGTTGTTTGTTCCAAGCGCGGCGATGAAGTCGATGGAGATCCTTGCGGTCGTGACGACTCCATCGCGGAAGAAGACCGTCACTCTCGCTGCAACGGCTGACGACCAGCCCGATCTCTTTGCCGATCTGGGGCCGGACTCACCTTTACATTGA
- a CDS encoding CCA tRNA nucleotidyltransferase produces the protein MADYIYLLENRLSQAQQYALTTLRDLVRPKGLTLFLTGGAVRDLTGGAPVRDLDVTVQGNALSLRKEIEKFASIDGEYDLAQSLYVTFPGGVRVEVSSASTLTFPKPGKPVYAPASILDDLRRRDFTANSMAISLNDGSYGLLMDPLNGVADIENRELRLVSNYGFIEDPIRLLRAIRLGARLGWHMEERTQARYNTAKEEGYISALSPWERGYELEEIAHEEDPIRAMRMLEAEGWMKELAPNWGSAKANQAALSELQAKNGELQQQGILAYSATIAFPLITAKMSPKEVEALQKLFPRQGFVAQIAAVEGHVKEFQNKLTGKEAAAPSAAWKLFHSSDPETVLALYFLGKSAAVQNKYKAFLTEWPTAKQRLPYQVMTEMRITPDLPVYHELLDELFFELMDNKLGTIEELKAYLEPYSPPAPPPVVNLRRARAKKEAKAPRGKSKKALAAAEAAAAAEAAEPMSLPNEVGDVPVGSAPERDGGEPGPAKKSIAKEKVAPVKVATKAAAPVVVAAKKAAPAKSAPVKATPAKPKQAAPAKKAAPAKKVIVVKAPPVKKAVAKKVVAKAPAKKAPAKKSTKR, from the coding sequence ATGGCTGATTACATCTACCTTCTCGAAAATCGCCTTTCACAGGCTCAGCAATACGCCCTCACGACACTCCGCGATCTCGTTCGCCCCAAAGGATTGACCCTCTTTCTTACAGGTGGAGCGGTACGCGACCTCACCGGCGGTGCACCTGTCCGTGATCTGGATGTAACAGTTCAGGGAAACGCTCTATCTCTAAGAAAAGAAATAGAAAAATTCGCTTCCATCGATGGCGAGTATGACCTTGCCCAGTCTCTCTACGTCACATTTCCCGGCGGCGTACGGGTAGAAGTGTCCTCTGCATCGACGCTCACGTTCCCCAAGCCAGGCAAGCCCGTTTATGCGCCGGCCTCCATTCTGGATGACTTGAGAAGGCGCGATTTCACTGCGAACTCCATGGCGATTTCGTTGAATGACGGCTCGTATGGCCTCCTGATGGATCCGTTGAACGGCGTCGCTGACATCGAGAACAGGGAATTGCGCCTGGTTTCGAACTACGGTTTCATTGAGGATCCCATCCGTCTTCTGCGCGCCATCCGTCTCGGTGCACGCCTCGGCTGGCACATGGAAGAGCGTACTCAGGCTCGCTATAACACTGCAAAAGAAGAGGGTTACATCTCCGCTCTTTCGCCTTGGGAACGCGGCTACGAGCTGGAAGAGATTGCCCACGAGGAAGATCCGATCCGCGCGATGCGTATGCTCGAGGCCGAAGGCTGGATGAAGGAACTCGCTCCGAACTGGGGTTCTGCAAAAGCGAATCAGGCCGCGCTCAGCGAGTTGCAGGCAAAGAACGGTGAACTTCAGCAGCAGGGCATCCTCGCCTATTCGGCAACCATTGCCTTCCCCCTAATCACTGCCAAGATGTCGCCCAAGGAAGTCGAAGCTCTGCAGAAGTTGTTTCCCCGTCAGGGCTTCGTAGCGCAGATCGCGGCAGTAGAAGGTCACGTCAAGGAGTTCCAGAACAAGCTGACTGGCAAGGAAGCGGCTGCACCTTCTGCTGCCTGGAAGCTGTTTCACTCCTCCGACCCCGAAACCGTTCTCGCCCTTTATTTCCTGGGTAAGAGCGCTGCTGTGCAGAACAAGTACAAGGCTTTTCTGACCGAATGGCCCACTGCAAAACAGCGTTTGCCTTATCAGGTCATGACGGAGATGCGCATCACTCCCGACTTGCCCGTGTATCACGAGCTTTTGGACGAGTTGTTCTTCGAACTGATGGACAACAAGCTGGGAACGATCGAAGAGTTGAAGGCCTATCTTGAGCCCTACTCTCCTCCGGCACCCCCACCTGTGGTCAATCTTCGACGCGCACGCGCCAAGAAGGAAGCCAAGGCGCCGCGTGGCAAATCGAAGAAAGCACTTGCCGCCGCAGAGGCAGCAGCAGCGGCAGAGGCTGCGGAGCCGATGAGCTTGCCCAACGAAGTCGGAGACGTCCCCGTAGGCAGTGCTCCGGAGCGCGATGGCGGTGAACCTGGCCCCGCGAAGAAGAGCATCGCGAAGGAGAAGGTCGCTCCGGTTAAGGTAGCGACGAAGGCTGCTGCTCCCGTGGTCGTGGCGGCGAAGAAGGCTGCACCGGCCAAGTCTGCTCCAGTCAAGGCCACCCCTGCAAAGCCAAAGCAAGCTGCTCCTGCGAAAAAAGCTGCACCGGCTAAGAAGGTTATTGTCGTCAAGGCGCCGCCGGTGAAGAAAGCAGTGGCTAAGAAGGTCGTTGCCAAGGCTCCGGCAAAAAAAGCCCCAGCGAAGAAGAGCACAAAGCGGTAG
- a CDS encoding YdcF family protein has product MRLALRLLILAVVLCLIYPVVLFGLYFGASHQNVKLGKVDAIIVLGCPTKPDGSPTPEQRERVLEGVREFRKGVSDHIIMTGAAAHNQFVEAHSMALLAEANGVPASAVIEEDQAQNTVQNIYYSEKIMEKSGWHTTEVISSPSHLPRTALILHHWPQLQWETHPAQWPVEYGLKKKWELYWGEATGCLRIRHEGFRSTKFLPN; this is encoded by the coding sequence ATGCGACTTGCTCTCCGGCTCCTGATCCTTGCGGTGGTTCTGTGTCTGATCTACCCCGTGGTCCTTTTTGGACTGTACTTCGGTGCGTCGCATCAGAATGTCAAACTGGGTAAGGTGGACGCGATTATCGTGCTCGGCTGCCCCACCAAGCCGGATGGTTCGCCGACACCGGAGCAACGCGAGCGCGTTCTGGAAGGAGTTCGAGAGTTCAGGAAGGGTGTGAGCGACCACATCATCATGACGGGGGCCGCCGCGCACAACCAGTTCGTCGAAGCTCATTCCATGGCTCTGCTGGCCGAGGCCAACGGCGTGCCTGCGTCTGCCGTCATTGAAGAAGACCAGGCTCAGAACACCGTACAGAACATCTATTACTCCGAAAAAATCATGGAGAAGAGCGGCTGGCATACGACCGAGGTGATCAGTTCGCCTTCTCACCTCCCACGAACGGCGCTGATTCTGCACCACTGGCCGCAGCTGCAGTGGGAGACGCATCCGGCGCAGTGGCCCGTAGAGTACGGCCTCAAGAAGAAGTGGGAGCTCTATTGGGGTGAGGCGACGGGCTGTCTGCGGATTCGGCATGAGGGATTTCGGTCTACGAAGTTTTTGCCAAACTAG